One Qipengyuania aurantiaca genomic region harbors:
- a CDS encoding polyprenyl synthetase family protein yields MTADVVPLPRKGPEPSIEPMLALTAQGMNAVNQVILDRMQSEVPLIPALAGHLISGGGKRLRPMLTLAGAELVGYSGTRHHKLAAAVEFIHTATLLHDDVVDGSDLRRGKAAANIIFGNPATVLVGDFLFSRSFELMTEDGSLKVLKILSGASAIIAEGEVDQLTAQRKIDTSEERYLGIIRAKTAALFAAASRIAAVVAECSEEEEQALDEYGRNLGVAFQLVDDALDYDSNAAEMGKDRGDDFREGKMTLPVILAYARGSEEEREFWKAAIAGFRTTDADLDEAIRLIEAHNAVADTKARARHFAQRAIDALSIFPDGKARRAMTQAALFAVSRGY; encoded by the coding sequence ATGACAGCCGACGTCGTTCCCCTCCCGCGCAAGGGCCCGGAGCCCTCGATCGAACCCATGCTGGCGCTTACCGCGCAGGGCATGAACGCGGTCAACCAGGTCATTCTCGACCGGATGCAGAGCGAAGTGCCGCTCATCCCTGCGCTCGCCGGACATTTGATTTCGGGCGGCGGCAAGCGCCTACGCCCGATGCTCACGCTCGCAGGGGCAGAGCTGGTCGGCTACAGCGGCACGCGCCATCACAAGCTCGCCGCGGCGGTCGAATTCATTCACACCGCGACGCTGCTGCACGACGATGTCGTCGACGGCAGCGACTTGAGGCGCGGCAAGGCGGCGGCCAACATCATCTTCGGCAATCCCGCCACCGTGCTGGTGGGCGATTTCCTCTTCAGCCGCAGCTTCGAACTGATGACCGAGGACGGCAGTCTCAAGGTCCTCAAGATTCTCTCGGGCGCCAGCGCGATCATCGCCGAGGGCGAGGTCGACCAGCTGACCGCCCAGCGCAAGATCGACACCAGCGAAGAACGCTATCTCGGCATCATCCGCGCCAAGACCGCCGCGCTGTTCGCCGCGGCCAGCCGCATCGCGGCCGTGGTCGCGGAATGCAGCGAAGAAGAAGAACAGGCGCTGGACGAATACGGCCGCAACCTGGGCGTCGCCTTCCAGCTGGTCGACGACGCGCTCGATTACGATTCCAACGCGGCCGAAATGGGCAAGGACCGCGGCGACGATTTCCGCGAGGGCAAGATGACCCTGCCGGTCATCCTCGCCTACGCCCGCGGCAGCGAGGAAGAACGCGAATTCTGGAAGGCCGCCATCGCCGGTTTCCGCACCACGGACGCCGATCTCGACGAGGCAATCCGCCTGATCGAAGCGCATAACGCCGTCGCCGACACCAAGGCTCGCGCCCGCCACTTCGCCCAGCGCGCGATCGACGCGCTGTCGATCTTCCCCGACGGCAAGGCCCGCCGCGCCATGACGCAGGCGGCCCTTTTCGCCGTATCGCGCGGCTATTGA
- the hrpB gene encoding ATP-dependent helicase HrpB, translating into MADDLPIHAVLPDLLAALRESSGAVLVAPPGAGKTTAVAPALLDQEWCSGTVILTSPRRVAARAAAERMAQMLGEKPGETVGYLTRLDSKRSSKTRVLVVTEAIFVNRILDDPELEGVSAVLFDEAHERHLDSDLGLALALETQGVLREELRVLVMSATIDGARFAALMGGDTPVIESEGRAYPLEIRWLGSSPQARVEDAMTSAIATAWKEQEGDILAFLPGVGEIERTRERLAERLPSALVLPLHGQVQPAEQRAAIRRDPKGRRRIVLATAIAETSLTLEGVSVVVDAGLSRRAEFDRAAGTTHLVTHRASQAAAAQRAGRAARQGPGVAYRLWEEGGHAGRPQFDPPEMETADLAPLVLDLAKWGTSDPASLQWLDPPPVASVAAARATLVGLGALDAEGRITERGKQLASLPLDPASAAMLLFGAEHGSAAKAARLALLLQERGLGGRGEDLEARLLRWNEDRGARAEASRKLAGRWAMLAEKLVASGNRDNIPAAILLAAGRLEFIAKRRDASGESWIASGGRGFMLDPASPLARAEFLVIGDAQGQAKGARITSAIALEQADLEHWLGERIEKRSVLRWKQDRVEARLEKRLGAITLASGPDPSPDSAALVDILVGKALENPAKLIPAELQARAAFIGLDAFSSDKLAETADLWLAPLLEGRRDLDLPKGRLVDALLGLLDWNDRQRLDSEAPREFTSPAGTTHRIDYTGDDAPSVEVRVQALFGLERHPMIGDTPLFLKLTSPAGRPIQSTRDLPGFWRGSWDDVRKDMKGRYPKHRWPEEPWAEKPSLKTKNAFSKSGG; encoded by the coding sequence GTGGCTGACGACCTCCCCATCCACGCTGTCCTGCCCGACCTGCTCGCCGCACTGCGGGAGAGTAGCGGCGCCGTGCTGGTCGCGCCGCCGGGGGCGGGCAAGACGACGGCGGTGGCCCCAGCGCTGCTCGATCAGGAATGGTGCAGCGGCACGGTGATCCTCACCTCGCCCCGCCGTGTGGCCGCGCGCGCTGCGGCGGAGCGGATGGCGCAGATGCTGGGCGAGAAGCCGGGCGAAACCGTGGGCTACCTGACCCGCCTGGACAGCAAGCGTTCGAGCAAAACTCGCGTGCTGGTAGTAACCGAGGCGATCTTCGTGAACCGCATCCTCGACGATCCAGAGCTTGAAGGCGTGTCGGCGGTGCTGTTCGACGAGGCGCATGAACGCCATCTCGACAGCGACCTCGGCCTCGCGCTGGCGTTGGAAACTCAAGGCGTGCTGCGCGAGGAATTGCGCGTGCTGGTCATGTCGGCGACGATCGACGGGGCGCGCTTCGCCGCGCTCATGGGCGGCGATACACCGGTGATCGAGAGCGAGGGGCGGGCCTATCCGCTGGAGATCCGCTGGCTCGGCTCCTCCCCGCAGGCGCGGGTCGAGGACGCCATGACTTCGGCCATCGCGACCGCGTGGAAGGAACAGGAGGGCGATATTCTCGCTTTCCTGCCCGGTGTGGGCGAGATCGAGCGCACGCGCGAACGGCTGGCGGAGCGTCTGCCGAGCGCGCTGGTGTTGCCACTCCATGGGCAAGTCCAACCGGCCGAACAGCGCGCCGCGATCCGCCGCGATCCCAAAGGGCGACGGCGGATCGTGCTGGCCACCGCGATCGCCGAAACCTCGCTGACGCTGGAGGGCGTGTCGGTCGTGGTCGACGCAGGGCTCTCGCGAAGGGCGGAGTTCGACCGGGCGGCAGGGACGACGCATCTCGTCACCCATCGCGCGAGCCAAGCGGCGGCGGCGCAGCGCGCGGGACGTGCGGCGCGGCAGGGGCCGGGCGTGGCCTATCGCCTGTGGGAAGAGGGCGGACACGCCGGAAGGCCGCAATTCGATCCGCCCGAGATGGAAACCGCCGATCTGGCGCCGCTGGTGCTCGACCTCGCGAAATGGGGGACGAGCGATCCCGCAAGCCTGCAATGGCTCGACCCGCCGCCCGTGGCCTCCGTGGCGGCAGCGCGTGCGACGCTGGTCGGGCTGGGCGCGCTCGATGCGGAAGGGCGGATCACCGAACGCGGAAAGCAACTCGCCAGCCTCCCGCTCGACCCGGCTTCGGCGGCGATGCTGCTGTTCGGGGCGGAGCACGGCAGCGCCGCGAAAGCCGCGCGGCTGGCGCTCCTGCTGCAGGAACGTGGCCTTGGGGGGCGGGGCGAGGATCTGGAAGCGCGCCTGTTGCGCTGGAACGAGGACCGGGGCGCAAGGGCCGAGGCCAGCCGCAAGCTTGCGGGGCGCTGGGCGATGCTGGCGGAGAAGCTGGTGGCGTCGGGAAACCGCGACAACATCCCGGCAGCCATCCTCCTCGCAGCCGGTCGCCTAGAGTTCATCGCCAAGCGCCGCGACGCGTCGGGGGAAAGCTGGATCGCCTCGGGCGGGCGCGGGTTCATGCTCGATCCCGCATCGCCGTTGGCGCGGGCCGAGTTTCTCGTGATCGGCGACGCGCAGGGGCAGGCGAAGGGCGCGCGCATCACTTCGGCTATCGCGCTGGAGCAGGCCGATCTCGAACACTGGCTGGGCGAGCGGATCGAGAAACGCTCTGTCCTGCGCTGGAAACAGGACCGCGTGGAAGCGCGGCTGGAAAAGCGGCTGGGCGCAATCACGCTTGCGAGCGGTCCCGATCCCTCGCCCGACAGCGCGGCGCTTGTGGATATCCTTGTGGGCAAGGCTCTGGAAAATCCGGCAAAACTGATCCCGGCGGAGCTGCAGGCGCGCGCCGCCTTCATCGGGCTGGATGCGTTTTCGTCCGACAAGCTGGCCGAAACCGCCGATCTCTGGCTCGCCCCGCTTCTGGAGGGGCGGCGCGATCTCGACCTTCCCAAGGGCCGACTGGTCGACGCGCTGCTCGGCCTGCTCGACTGGAACGACCGGCAGCGGCTGGACAGCGAGGCGCCGCGCGAGTTTACTTCGCCTGCCGGGACCACGCACCGGATCGACTACACCGGCGACGACGCGCCCAGCGTGGAGGTCCGCGTGCAGGCGCTCTTCGGTCTGGAACGCCACCCGATGATCGGCGACACGCCGCTGTTCCTGAAACTCACCAGCCCGGCCGGACGCCCGATCCAGTCCACCCGCGACCTGCCCGGTTTCTGGCGCGGCAGTTGGGACGATGTGCGCAAGGACATGAAGGGTCGCTACCCCAAGCATCGCTGGCCCGAGGAACCATGGGCGGAAAAGCCCAGTTTGAAGACCAAGAACGCCTTTTCAAAATCCGGCGGCTGA
- a CDS encoding ETC complex I subunit, which yields MAARIYQRPQSAMQSGKARTDEWVLEFEQSEARRADPLMGWTGSGDTQAQVQLKFPSKDEAKAYAEKYGIAARVHATPPHSLKLQAYADNFR from the coding sequence ATGGCAGCACGTATCTACCAGCGACCGCAGAGCGCGATGCAATCGGGCAAGGCCCGTACCGACGAGTGGGTGCTCGAATTCGAACAGTCCGAGGCTCGCCGGGCTGACCCGCTGATGGGCTGGACAGGCAGCGGCGATACGCAGGCGCAGGTGCAGCTCAAATTCCCGAGCAAGGACGAGGCGAAGGCCTATGCCGAGAAATACGGTATCGCCGCCCGCGTCCACGCCACGCCGCCGCACAGCCTGAAGCTGCAGGCCTACGCGGATAATTTCCGGTAA
- a CDS encoding DUF4188 domain-containing protein gives MSIVKGRMTAEFSGPLVVFLIGMRINHFHKFSKWWPVFRSMGPMLEELSANPQSGFLGTEFAFCSLRQVMLLQYWKDFESLERYARSHDEKHWPAWTAFNRNVGSDGTVGIYHETYAVDGGAYETVYGNMPAFGLGKVAGLVPATGSRNEARDRMRVSNQS, from the coding sequence ATGTCGATAGTCAAAGGGCGGATGACCGCCGAATTTTCCGGCCCGCTCGTGGTCTTCCTGATCGGCATGCGGATCAATCATTTCCACAAGTTCAGCAAATGGTGGCCCGTTTTTCGCTCGATGGGTCCGATGCTGGAGGAACTTTCGGCGAATCCCCAGAGCGGTTTCCTCGGGACGGAGTTCGCCTTTTGCAGCCTGCGACAGGTGATGTTGCTGCAATACTGGAAGGATTTCGAGAGCCTCGAACGCTATGCCCGCTCACACGACGAGAAGCACTGGCCGGCCTGGACGGCGTTCAACCGGAATGTCGGAAGCGACGGCACAGTCGGCATCTACCACGAAACTTACGCGGTCGACGGGGGAGCCTACGAAACGGTCTATGGCAATATGCCTGCGTTCGGTCTCGGCAAGGTGGCCGGGCTCGTCCCGGCGACGGGGTCGCGCAACGAGGCGCGCGATCGCATGCGCGTCAGCAACCAGAGCTGA
- a CDS encoding DNA polymerase III subunit gamma/tau, with translation MGDSPENTDGLPWETDVEDDAPSAAELEAAGQNSMFGDAPEPQVTPAPSPEPAPMPAPTPVESPAAATPAQDSAEPAQPYRVLARKYRPQTFAELIGQDAMVRTLANAIARDRLAHAFLMTGVRGVGKTSTARLIAKALNCIGPDGEGGPTISPCGVCEPCTAIAEGRHIDVIEMDAASHTGVDDVREIIEAVRYAAVSARYKIYIIDEVHMLSRNAFNALLKTLEEPPAHVKFLFATTEVEKLPVTVLSRTQRFDLRRIPVELLEAHFAEICRKEGVEAEEEALHIVANAAEGSVRDGLSILDQAIAHADMDTGGKVTAERVRDMLGLADRGAQRRLFAHILDGDAKAALAAVDDQYALGVEPLALMRSLMDLTHRIALTQVSGGEAEATTAEEREQLTEWAKRLDVGQVHRLWQLLLKGHEEVRHAPDPLVSARMALLRVLHAAGMPDPGKLAKQLEELAARGPAPAASAGEGGAGAPTATLDWEELIEKVSAAGKLQAESIMRLQIRPISVEMGKLVYTRDAKYGDAIEPVLKDALYAVTETRWQLETGDPALATPSLEEQRQAKAEAAKAAMKEHPMVKAVEAAFPDAEMIEDGADVPPMRREVPWNRRA, from the coding sequence ATGGGTGATTCACCGGAAAATACTGACGGCCTCCCGTGGGAGACTGACGTCGAGGACGACGCGCCGAGCGCTGCCGAACTGGAGGCGGCCGGGCAGAACTCGATGTTCGGCGACGCGCCGGAGCCCCAGGTCACGCCTGCGCCTTCACCCGAGCCGGCGCCAATGCCCGCGCCCACTCCTGTGGAATCGCCGGCTGCTGCAACTCCCGCGCAGGACAGCGCCGAACCCGCGCAGCCTTACCGCGTCCTTGCACGCAAATACCGTCCGCAAACTTTTGCCGAACTGATCGGGCAGGACGCCATGGTTCGTACGCTGGCCAACGCCATTGCGCGCGACCGGCTGGCGCATGCCTTCCTGATGACCGGCGTGCGCGGGGTGGGCAAGACCTCGACCGCGCGCCTCATCGCCAAGGCGCTGAACTGCATCGGCCCCGATGGCGAGGGCGGTCCGACGATCAGCCCCTGCGGCGTGTGCGAGCCCTGCACGGCGATTGCCGAGGGCCGCCATATCGACGTGATCGAGATGGACGCCGCATCGCACACCGGCGTCGACGATGTGCGCGAGATCATCGAGGCGGTGCGCTATGCCGCGGTCTCCGCGCGCTACAAGATCTACATCATCGACGAGGTCCACATGCTCTCGCGCAACGCCTTCAACGCGTTGCTCAAGACGCTGGAAGAACCGCCGGCGCATGTGAAATTCCTCTTCGCCACGACCGAGGTCGAAAAGCTTCCCGTCACCGTCCTCAGCCGCACGCAGCGCTTCGATTTGCGCCGTATTCCGGTCGAATTGCTCGAAGCGCATTTCGCCGAAATCTGCCGCAAGGAAGGGGTGGAGGCCGAGGAAGAGGCGCTCCATATCGTCGCCAACGCCGCCGAAGGTTCGGTGCGTGACGGGCTCTCCATCCTCGACCAGGCTATCGCCCATGCCGATATGGACACGGGCGGCAAGGTCACGGCGGAGCGCGTGCGCGACATGCTGGGCCTTGCCGATCGCGGGGCGCAGCGGCGCTTGTTCGCCCATATCCTCGATGGCGATGCCAAGGCCGCGCTGGCTGCGGTCGACGATCAGTATGCGCTCGGCGTTGAACCGCTCGCACTGATGCGCAGCCTGATGGACCTCACCCACCGCATCGCGTTGACGCAGGTTTCGGGCGGCGAGGCCGAAGCGACTACCGCCGAAGAGCGCGAGCAGCTGACCGAATGGGCTAAGCGGCTCGACGTCGGGCAGGTCCACCGCCTGTGGCAATTGCTGCTCAAGGGTCACGAGGAAGTCCGCCACGCGCCCGACCCGTTAGTCTCGGCGCGGATGGCGCTGCTCCGCGTGCTGCACGCCGCGGGAATGCCCGATCCGGGCAAGCTCGCAAAGCAGTTGGAAGAACTGGCCGCGCGCGGTCCCGCTCCGGCAGCGAGTGCGGGCGAGGGCGGCGCCGGCGCCCCGACAGCCACGCTCGACTGGGAAGAGCTGATCGAGAAGGTCTCCGCCGCTGGCAAGCTGCAGGCGGAGAGCATCATGCGCCTCCAGATCCGCCCGATCAGCGTGGAGATGGGCAAGCTCGTCTACACTCGCGATGCGAAGTATGGCGACGCGATCGAGCCGGTGCTTAAGGACGCGCTTTACGCCGTGACGGAAACCCGCTGGCAGTTGGAAACCGGCGATCCCGCGCTCGCCACGCCCTCGCTCGAAGAGCAGCGGCAGGCCAAGGCCGAGGCCGCCAAGGCTGCCATGAAAGAGCATCCGATGGTGAAAGCGGTTGAAGCCGCGTTCCCCGATGCCGAAATGATAGAAGACGGCGCCGATGTCCCCCCGATGCGGCGCGAGGTTCCCTGGAACCGCAGAGCATAA
- a CDS encoding YbaB/EbfC family nucleoid-associated protein produces the protein MKSMEEMIAAAQKAAETIQTQMNEAQAKLDTIEVEGAAGGGLVKVRATARGRIIGVEIDESLMKPEEKQMVEDLVAAAFNDARDKADRKSAEEMQAIQGGMGLPPGMNIPGLG, from the coding sequence ATGAAATCGATGGAAGAAATGATCGCCGCCGCCCAGAAGGCTGCCGAGACGATCCAGACGCAGATGAACGAAGCGCAGGCCAAGCTCGACACGATTGAGGTCGAAGGCGCTGCCGGTGGCGGCCTCGTCAAAGTCCGCGCAACGGCCCGTGGCCGCATCATCGGCGTCGAGATCGACGAAAGTCTGATGAAGCCGGAAGAAAAGCAGATGGTCGAAGACCTCGTCGCGGCCGCCTTCAACGATGCGCGCGACAAGGCCGATCGCAAGTCGGCCGAGGAAATGCAGGCGATCCAGGGCGGCATGGGCCTGCCTCCGGGCATGAACATTCCGGGTCTGGGCTAA
- the lon gene encoding endopeptidase La — MTETFPLLPLRDIVVFPGMVVPLFVGRDKSVAALEVAMEGSKDIFLLSQLDPGCDDPEGRDLYDTGVIAQVLQLLKLPDGTVRVLVEGQARAKLHELRAVGDYVAADVTEIEEPTASGTEISAMMRQVVEQFGEYAKLNKKIGEDAAEQLAEVDDAGELADTIAAAIQAKVSDKQSLLVEPDPLKRLEMVMSFMEGELSVLQVERRIRGRVKRQMEKTQREYYLNEQLKAIQNELGDGDEDGGNEIAELTEKIGKTKLSKEARAKAESELKKLKGMQPMSAEATVIRNYLDVLLGLPWGKKSKVKRDIGKAQEILDADHYALEKVKDRIIEYLAVQARTNKLKGPILCLVGPPGVGKTSLGKSIAKATGREFIRQSLGGVRDEAEIRGHRRTYIGSLPGKIVTNLKKAGKNNPLFLLDEIDKLGQDFRGDPASALLEVLDPEQNSKFQDHYLELDLDLSDIMFVTTANSLNLPQPLLDRMEIIRLEGYTEDEKVEIAQRHLLRKQVKDHGLKDGEFELTEDALRDLIRYYTREAGVRTLERELARLARKSLRKILEGKAASVTITPENLSEFAGVRKFKHGMGEEEAQVGAVTGLAWTEVGGELLTIESVTTPGKGEIKTTGKLGEVMNESVAAAFSFVKARAPHYGIKPSIFQRKNIHIHLPEGAVPKDGPSAGIGMVTSIVSTLSGVAVRPDVAMTGEVTLRGRVLAIGGLKEKLLAALRGGIKKVLIPEENVKDLAEIPENVKQGLEIVPVAHVDEVLEHALTSLPSPIEWTEADDLASQPGQAHGSASPTAH, encoded by the coding sequence ATGACCGAGACCTTTCCCCTCCTTCCGCTGCGCGACATCGTCGTCTTCCCCGGCATGGTGGTCCCGCTCTTCGTGGGCCGCGACAAGTCGGTGGCGGCGCTGGAAGTCGCGATGGAAGGATCGAAGGACATCTTCCTCCTCTCGCAGCTCGATCCGGGGTGTGACGATCCGGAAGGCCGCGACCTCTACGACACCGGCGTCATCGCGCAGGTGCTGCAGCTGCTGAAGCTGCCCGATGGCACGGTGCGCGTGCTGGTCGAAGGGCAGGCGCGCGCCAAGCTGCATGAACTGCGTGCCGTCGGCGACTATGTCGCTGCCGACGTGACCGAGATCGAGGAACCGACCGCGTCGGGCACAGAGATTAGCGCGATGATGCGCCAGGTGGTCGAGCAGTTCGGCGAATACGCCAAGCTCAACAAGAAGATCGGCGAGGACGCCGCCGAGCAGCTCGCCGAGGTCGACGATGCGGGCGAGCTGGCCGACACCATTGCCGCCGCCATCCAGGCCAAGGTTTCCGACAAGCAGTCGCTGCTGGTCGAACCCGATCCGCTCAAGCGCCTCGAAATGGTGATGTCCTTCATGGAAGGCGAGCTGTCGGTGCTGCAGGTGGAGCGCCGCATCCGTGGCCGCGTGAAGCGGCAGATGGAAAAAACGCAGCGCGAATATTACCTCAACGAACAGCTGAAGGCGATCCAGAACGAACTCGGCGATGGCGACGAGGACGGCGGCAACGAGATTGCCGAGCTGACCGAGAAGATCGGCAAGACCAAGCTGTCGAAGGAAGCCAGGGCCAAGGCCGAAAGCGAGCTCAAGAAGCTTAAAGGCATGCAACCGATGAGCGCCGAGGCGACCGTCATCCGCAACTATCTCGACGTGCTGCTCGGCCTGCCGTGGGGCAAGAAGAGCAAGGTCAAGAGGGACATCGGCAAGGCGCAGGAGATCCTCGATGCGGATCACTATGCGCTGGAGAAGGTCAAGGACCGCATTATCGAATACCTCGCCGTGCAGGCGCGTACCAACAAGCTCAAAGGCCCGATCCTGTGCCTCGTCGGCCCTCCGGGTGTCGGCAAGACCTCGCTCGGCAAGTCGATTGCCAAGGCGACGGGACGTGAGTTCATTCGCCAGTCGCTGGGCGGTGTGCGTGACGAAGCCGAAATCCGCGGTCACCGCCGCACCTACATCGGCTCGCTGCCGGGCAAGATCGTCACCAATTTGAAAAAGGCCGGCAAGAACAATCCGCTGTTCCTGCTCGACGAGATCGACAAGCTCGGACAGGACTTCCGCGGCGATCCTGCGTCGGCTTTGCTCGAAGTGCTCGACCCCGAACAGAACAGCAAGTTCCAGGATCACTACCTCGAACTCGATCTCGACCTGTCGGACATCATGTTCGTCACCACGGCGAACAGCCTCAACCTGCCGCAGCCGCTGCTCGACCGCATGGAAATCATCCGGCTCGAAGGTTACACCGAGGACGAGAAGGTCGAAATCGCCCAGCGCCATTTGCTGCGCAAGCAGGTCAAGGACCATGGCCTGAAGGATGGCGAGTTCGAACTGACCGAGGACGCACTGCGCGACCTCATCCGTTATTACACGCGTGAAGCGGGCGTCCGCACTCTCGAGCGCGAACTGGCGCGGCTGGCTCGAAAGAGCTTGCGCAAGATACTCGAGGGCAAGGCGGCCAGCGTCACCATCACGCCCGAAAACCTCTCCGAGTTCGCCGGTGTCCGAAAGTTCAAGCACGGCATGGGCGAGGAAGAGGCGCAGGTGGGCGCAGTTACGGGCCTAGCCTGGACCGAGGTGGGCGGCGAACTGCTGACCATCGAAAGCGTCACCACGCCGGGCAAGGGCGAGATCAAAACTACCGGCAAGCTTGGCGAAGTGATGAACGAAAGCGTCGCCGCCGCCTTCAGCTTCGTGAAGGCGCGCGCCCCGCATTACGGCATCAAGCCCAGCATCTTCCAGCGCAAGAACATCCACATCCACCTTCCCGAAGGGGCGGTGCCGAAGGATGGCCCTTCTGCAGGTATCGGCATGGTCACCTCGATCGTCTCGACGCTGTCGGGCGTGGCGGTGCGCCCTGACGTGGCGATGACCGGCGAGGTCACGCTGCGCGGCCGGGTGCTGGCGATCGGCGGACTGAAGGAAAAGCTCCTCGCAGCGCTTCGCGGCGGCATCAAGAAGGTGCTTATCCCCGAAGAGAACGTGAAGGACCTCGCCGAAATTCCCGAGAACGTGAAGCAGGGGCTGGAGATCGTGCCGGTCGCCCATGTCGACGAGGTGCTCGAGCATGCGCTGACCAGCCTGCCGTCACCGATCGAGTGGACCGAGGCGGACGATCTGGCGAGCCAGCCGGGGCAGGCCCACGGCAGCGCTTCGCCCACCGCGCATTAA
- a CDS encoding HU family DNA-binding protein, with product MNKNDLIGAVAEASGLSKSDASSAVEGVFDAITKSLSKGDEVRLVGFGTFSVAKRKASTGRNPRTGEPMNIPASNQPKFKAGKGLKDAVN from the coding sequence ATGAACAAGAACGATCTGATTGGTGCTGTTGCAGAAGCGAGTGGCCTTTCGAAGAGCGACGCATCGAGCGCCGTCGAAGGCGTGTTCGACGCAATCACCAAGTCGCTGTCGAAGGGCGATGAAGTTCGCCTCGTCGGCTTCGGCACCTTCTCGGTCGCCAAGCGCAAGGCCTCGACCGGCCGCAACCCGCGTACCGGCGAACCGATGAACATCCCCGCTTCGAACCAGCCGAAGTTCAAGGCCGGCAAGGGTCTCAAGGACGCCGTCAACTAA